The DNA region TTTACAGTTTTCGGATTTTCTTTCTTTGGAAAAAATCTTTTAAATATACTTCCGTTTTATGTAGGTGGAATTTTATATTCTAAATATGAGCATATAGATTTTAAAGATATATTGGTAACAATTTCTTTTACAAGTGCTCTTGCACCTTTTATAAGTGAAGTAGCTTTTAATATACATGTTCTTAGTGAATATGCTTATATAAATGCAATAGTTTTAGGAATTGTGATAGGGTTTATAGTAACACCTTTAGCAAAGAAAATGGCAACATTCCATGAAGGGTTTAATCTTTATAACTTAGGTTTTACTGGAGGGATATTAGGAGCCGTAATAGCATCTGTCTTGAAGTTATACCAATTTGTTGTTGTACCTCAAAGAATAATTTCAACAGAGCACGATGTAGCTTTAAAGATTATAGCAAGTGTAGTTTTCATATCTCTTATATTTATTGGATTTTATATAAATAATAAAAGTTTTTCAGGTTATAAAGAATTATTGAAAGATACTGGATTAAAAAGTGATTTCATAGTGAAATATGGATATGGACTTACTTTTATAAATATGGGAATAATGGGATTTGTAGCTATGATATATCCTATTCTTCTAGGTCAAACATTAAATGGTCCACTTTTAGCAGGAATATTAACAATAGTTGGATTTTCAGCTTATGGAAAAACAATATTTAATATAACTCCTATTCTTTTAGGTGTATTTTTAGGTAAATTTGGAAGTCAAACAGATGGATTTACAATAGCGCTTTCGGGATTGTTTGGTACATCTCTAGCACCGGTTGCAGGAGTTTATGGACCGATTTGGGGAATTGCAGCAGGAATGCTTCATATAGCGGTAGTTCAAAGTATAGGAGTTGTTCATGGAGGTCTTAATCTATATAACAATGGATTTTCTGCAGGTATTGTA from Candidatus Cetobacterium colombiensis includes:
- a CDS encoding DUF1576 domain-containing protein — protein: MDNFNGNRSKKVWFLTEIVAGILFAMFVYFVLRGKENVLEGFIRILTSPTVLITDFLVIGGMGATFLNAFLIFTFNYTLMRLLGTPLNGIAIASFFTVFGFSFFGKNLLNILPFYVGGILYSKYEHIDFKDILVTISFTSALAPFISEVAFNIHVLSEYAYINAIVLGIVIGFIVTPLAKKMATFHEGFNLYNLGFTGGILGAVIASVLKLYQFVVVPQRIISTEHDVALKIIASVVFISLIFIGFYINNKSFSGYKELLKDTGLKSDFIVKYGYGLTFINMGIMGFVAMIYPILLGQTLNGPLLAGILTIVGFSAYGKTIFNITPILLGVFLGKFGSQTDGFTIALSGLFGTSLAPVAGVYGPIWGIAAGMLHIAVVQSIGVVHGGLNLYNNGFSAGIVAGFLLPIINTTRESVNKRRAKYLQRQKALHDLIRKTEDHLYDNSEFKK